Genomic window (Peromyscus maniculatus bairdii isolate BWxNUB_F1_BW_parent chromosome 10, HU_Pman_BW_mat_3.1, whole genome shotgun sequence):
CCAGACCAAGGCTGCTTTACAGACACCTGCTTCCTCACTGGGGCAGGGCACGCAGGTGAGCTCTGTCCCGGGCTGGGCTGAGCACCATCACAACAGGTCTAGGAGTATTTCAGGAGGGAGTAACTTCTTCAGGTCCAAGTCTCCCCACTTAGGGACAGGCATGGAAGTTTAGTAGGCTTTCAGATTGTGGAAGCTTCTGGGTCTGCCTGACGGTTTCAGCCCAGGTTTCACACCTAAGGATGGCCacaactccacccccacccccacgcccacccTGTCCCCATGTCCCAGGGGCTTGGAACAAGCCTGACATACACCTCTCTGCGAGGTCTTTTCATTGACAGAGGACTCTGGCTCTTCACTGAGCCTAAGTTTGGGGTCCCACTCTGACTCCTTTCCTCGGCTGTGTGACTGGGGGCAGCTGCCCTGATCTACCCCAGGGCATTCTGACGGCTCTGTTAGAGGGGCCCTAGCCAAGATGGGCAGTTGAAGAGGGGAGGTGTGACCGGAGGGCGACTTCCAGCCCAGCCTTGAAGAAATGCTGCCACCTCGTGGTTGATATAGGTCAGCCACGTGGGCTGCAAAGATGGGAAGAAACGGGTGAGACTGATTTTAAATACTACAAAATGTAATTCAATAATCAGGAATCCGACTTCAATATCCCTTCACTGGCATAAAAATATGAGTGGAGTATGTTCTAGTTTGTTTCCTGTTGCCATGATAGACGCCATGACCAACAGCAGCTtggggtttctttggcttacacctCCCGAGGGGGAGTCAGGACACAAACTCAAGGCCGCCTGGAACCCggcagcaggagctgatgcagagaccaccgaggagtgctgcttactggcttgctctcatggcttgctcagcttgatcTTATACGTCCTAGGCCCACCTGCCCAACAGTAAAGGGCGACTTGTCCAGGCTCCCACTGCGTGGGCTGATGAACCCAGAGCCGTCCAGGCCAGGGGCTGGACCCTTTCTCTGTTCTCCATTGCATTGGTTCATGTACAGGGTGCTTTACAGTACTATTAGCGTGAGGAGGAGAGTATGGCCTGGGGTGCCAGGGCCTTCTTGTGGCTTGGGTACCCTCCCAGATCCACACTATAAAAGAGGCCGTGAGTTCTCCCCATTGGTTAAGAGGGTAGAAATTGGGCATGGtgtgcactcctgtaatcccagcatgtgtgAGGGAGGCAGGGGTTCGAGACCACCTGTAGCCAGATGGAGAGTACAAGGCCATCTGGGCTACACGAGGCCCTGTCCCAAACTATCAAGAACAATCCCCAAATTCAAAGATGGTAAAAACTCACAGCTAGCCTGTGAGTGCCAGGCAGAGGTATGGCGTCTCAGAGGCTGCCTCTCTCGTGACAGCCCGGGAGTGGGATCAGTATTGAGGCAGCCTGACTCAGTAGGTACTCTGAGCACTGTGGGTTCCAGTAACCAGAGTGGGGGTGAGCCCCTTGTGGCTTCCTCTGTAGGTGGAAGGCACAGGGGGCTCACTCCTGCGTTCACCTGCTGCATGACTCTAGGTCTTGTGAGAAGCCCAAAGGTGCTGTGCCAGGCTCCTGGTCACGGCAGGTTCCACCTGAACAGGACAGAGTCCAGGCATTTGCCACAGTTCCTAGGCTTGCAgaatctctctcttctcccatgCATGCACGCCTGCTCCTGAGAGACCCTTCTTTTGGCCATGGTCAACCTACCACACTTCTGGCCTTTCCCAGCACAAGCCGTCCAAGTCCTTCCTGGCCCTACCTCAGGGCCACTCCAGTTTAAACAGGACGCAGAGTTTCCTCCTTGGCACCTTCTCCTTCTGCTCAGGGTGGCCAACAAGCCCTTGGCTGAACATGGCTGTTTCAATGGGTTTTATGGCCCTTCCTGGTTCTTACTGCAGAGTTCCCGAGGCCTGGCTCTTAGGAGGCCCTTGAGACCCCACAGTTGCAAAGGTCGTTTTGTgtgtcgatttttttttttttctagaaagggGGTCCCCAACTCACACAGCTCTGAGACTTCACACCTTTTCAGTGTCGTTGGGACTGGGAAGTCTGTTTGGATGGCTCTTTGAATGATGTTCATTCTGAGTACGGTGGTGGTGGGAGCCATGGGCACAGTCTGAGATTGATGACTGAGGTCACTGTGGGAGCTGACGCATGGCTGGCCTTGGGGATGTGGCCGCAGGGCCCTCTAGGTCAGAAGAATGCCAATGCCAATGCTTTCTCAGGCAAGTCTTATAGTTCGTCAGACTCGGGCTCCTAACCTGGGAGACAGGTGCCCCTGCTGCTTCAAGATTAGATGTCAACAGTGCAGACCAGTGGGGCGAAGGTGACAGAGAATGGACAGGTGATGCCCAGTGAGTCCTCTGCAGAGGCTGTGGGGGGAGAGACGGTGTGTCTGTGCTAACTCAGGGttgtctctcttcccaggtaGATGTCAGaggctggcctccacacacagtgGTAGgtaccaccccacccctgctttgCTTTGTAggaactcaacagtcccctgaccTCCGTGCCGTCAAAGCAGAGATGCTGGCTTCCGGCGTGGGTAGCAGAGCAGGCTCAGCAGATCCAGCAAAGTTAGACCAAACAGAAGGGTAGCCTGCTCTACctaccctgcctgcctgctctacCCCGCCtgtcctgccctgctctgccctgccctgcctgtcctgcccagcctgccctgcctgccctgtctgccctgccctgccctgctctgccctgccctgccccgtcctgccctgccctgccctgccctgccctgccctgtcctgctctgccctgccctgccctgcctgccctgtcctgccctgccctgccctgccctgccctgccccacctgccctgccctgccctgccctgtctgccctgccctgccctgccctgcctgccctgccctgccctgccccacctgccctgccctgccctgctctgccctgccctgccctgccctgccccgccTGCCCCGCCTGCCCCGCCTGCcccacctgccctgccctgccctgccctgccctgctctgccctgccctgccctgccctgccccacgtgccttgccctgctctgccctgccccgcCTGCCCCACCTGCTCtgtcctgccctgctctgcccagcctgccctgcctgccctgccctgtcctgccctgccctgccctgccctgcccgccCTGCCCTGCCCCGCCTGCCCCACCTGCTctgtcctgccctgcctgcccagcGTGCCCAGCTCTGCCACGGGGCATGCTAGGGGTCCCTCCAAGGCCAGCCCCGCTTTTGTCTCTCGCTATGagaatcttttccttttcttggggAGAGGTGTTACTCAGGATGGAGCCCACAGCCTCCAGCATGTTaaagcacaggctgttctgatcCACACCCCAGCACAGAGAAGCCGTCCTTGGCTTCTGGCTCTGCAGGTCCAGCTGGGCTTGTGAACTTGGATATGTCTTTTCCCACAACCCCCAGGTTTGGTTTCATCCTTCCTGAGATGATGAGGAATAGAGCATCTTGATGAAACTATGCATTTAAAATGCCCAGGACAGGCCTGAGGACGCAGCTGTATTTTTGGAAGAGGCAAACCTTTCTGATGTTAGATGTGTGCATCCGGTGTAGCCTATGTGGAGAAGATTTGCAAAACCATGGAGTGCTTTCCCCCAGAACATCCAGTGTCACAGCTGAgcttggtggctcatgcctgtcatctcagcatttaggaggcaaagGAAGGGGGATGACCATGAATTTAGAGCCAACCTTGGGCTACATAGAAGTTCTAGGTccgcctgggctatagagtgagggctgtctcaaaaaaaacaagaaacggGGCTGTCAATATGGTTCAGtaggtagaggtgcttgctgccaagactgaccacctcaagttcaatccccagggtcCTACCCtggggtagaaggaaagaactggcttCTACAAGCCCCTGCTGTGGTATGAACCACTTATAGATATATGAATTAAAAAACGTAAGgccagaaaataagacaaaaatcaacATATCTAAAATGCTTTGAGCAGAAAGAAGCTGAGTTCGAACACCTGTGCCCTTTGCACACCGTGACTTGGTGAAGTGGCAAGATCTTAGGTCTGCACCACATGCTGTCTCTGACGGGGGTGGAGGAACAGGTGACAggtggcagagggagagactggaaTGAGGGTACAACCTTGTGCCCAGCAGCTTCCTGGGCTCCTGGAGAAGTTTAGGAGGCCTTGCCTGGCAAATGGTGGCTGCAGGAGGAGGGACAGTTGGAGCCATCCATGCCGGTCCAGCACAGTGTCCAATATCGGAGGAGCTAGCATCCTTTGGGCAGCACTTACAATGTCCTTGTAAGAGGATAGCAGAACCAGGCCTGCCAGGTGCATTTCTGAGGGGACTTAACCTTGTCCCTAGAGGACAGGACATCCCATGTGTGATGTGTTCTCATGGACAGCTCTCCTTTGGGGCTGTCTTGAGGCTCGTTCGTTCGTGCTTCTACCGATCTACTGGCCTCATCATACATCCCCAGGCAGGGCAGGCTGCCTGCTCCCATTCTGTTGGTGTCCTTGCCATCCTGGCCCATTTGATGGTAGGTGGCTGGGTGCAGTCAGTTCAGGagtctccccctccacccccgcaGTGTTCTCCAATAGATCCTATTTTTCCATAGTAGCCCTATCCTTACCTCTCCCCACAGACTGAGTGCTCCATCTTTGCAGGCCCTGGTCTTAGGTAGTGTCTACTTGGGCATGGGTCATCATGTGACCTGCTGACTCTCCTTCTCCAGCCACCTGTGTGGACCTGCATCTCAGGACCTGCACCGATGCATCCTACAACCAGACATCGTTCCCCACACCCCTGGAGCACCGGTCGTGGGAGGCGGTGGAGTCCAGCCCTGAGTACATGCTTCTGGGTGTGCTGCACTTTCTCCTTGAGGGCCAGTGCAACCCTGACCTGCGGCTGCTGGGGTGCTCTGTGCTGGTCCCCCGATGTGAGGGAGGCCACACCCGAAGGCCTTGCCGGCATGTCTGTGAGAGCCTTCGGGAGGCCTGCCAGCCAGCCTTTGATGCCATCGACATGGCCTGGCCCTACTTCCTAGACTGTGCCCGATACTTTGCATCAGAGGAGGAAGGTTGCTATGATCCTCTGGAACAGCTCCGGGGTAAGCCAAGGCTTTCGGGTGCTCCAGGCTTCACATTAGCTTTAGGGGTTACTGTGTGGGCAGGCAGGTGTCAGGGATCCTCTAGGGCCAGGAGACAAAGGATGGAACAGACAAGAGAGAGGAGCCACATCCTGGTGCTGTCTCTGCCCTCTGTAGGGGACCAGTAGGGTCATATGAAGGGTTATCTCATTGCTAAGGAACCATTTACCAAAGGCTCCTGCATCTATGGACTCAGATTGAGGGGGGTGAATGGCCACTTATCCAAAGAGGGAAGTGTCCCAGCCAGGGCTGGAAGGAGGCTCCCCACAGAGAAGCCTTTGCCCAGCAAACAGATGGGGCATGGACATGGCAGACAGAGTGCTCAGCTCTGGCTTCCTTCAGAAAACTGCATTGCATTGGCCATGCCACTGGGCTGGCTTGGGCAGGGAACTTCTCACCAGACCTGCTGGCCAAAGCTGAGCCTGAAGGATGACACAGGCTATGAGAGTCTCCTCAGGCAGACGCTGTGGGATGGCGGGAGGCATGATGAGGGCTGCAGAGGGAAGGGCGTAGTTGTCTCCAGGGCCAGCCTGTAGCAGAGGAATAAGCCATACTGAATGATGTGTGTGGAGgtcccagagatctgcttggcacCATGCTTTAGTGAGCacagccctgtctgtccctaTATGCACCTTTCCAGCTGGGTCTGCTCTGTACACAGTGGTTGGAAAGAGGGCCCACCAGGATCAGCACCCTCCATGCAACACTGGCCCAGGGAGCTTCCTGTGAGACAGACACAAGCCCTTCCGTACTGTCCAAGGCAGAAGTCACTAGCTGTGAATTTAATCTTATTTCACTGTCATGAGTTTAACAGCCCCACGTGGCCTGTGTGGGGGCTGGTGAAGGGCAGCAGCTGGACTGCTTGGGCCCTGGCATCCCATGGCCTTGGTTTGCAAGCCCTTAGTTCCCCTTCTGCTGCAGTTGGGGAACAGAGGGCCAGGGAAGCAGACAGCACAAGGACTTCCATTGGAGTCACCCTGGCCAACCATTGGTAGATGGGCTGGCTTGTACATCTTTATCTATTGAGTGCCTACTGTGGACATAGGGGCTTTGGGGAGGATGTGTGAGTGGCTGGTAGGAGGTGCACCACACTGAGCCTGTTCTTGGAGCCTGGTACTCCTCTGGGGTCCTAGGACTAGCTGGGTTCGAGGGCAGGTGCAGCCGGTGGTGGAAAGAGCCATGCTGGCAGGCAGGACTGTGTCCACGGTGGGTTCAGGGGTGGAAGTGTGGCAAGCAAGGTTGGTGAGCAGAAAGGAAGCCAACCCACTCCGGCTGAGCCTGTTGCCCCAAGAGAGCCCAAGCAGTGCCTCCTGGAGAGGGATTATTTTGGGCATGTCTAGCACCAAATTGCTGGTTtcatctgttctttcttctcagcAATTACTTTGAGCAGGAAGAAAACCTCAAGTGGGACACTAAGGGAATGGCATTAACTCTTGGTGGCCCGGGTGGTCTGCCCTGAGGGACCTGTCTCAAGTTTCTGCAGCCAACAGGGCTGAGGAGAGTCCCCAGGGCTGCTAGCTGCTGGGCTTTTGCTCTGGAGAGGAacagggaaatggggaggggcaGGTATGGTGGGGGGTCACACTGTGACCTATCACTGCCCCAGCCCTGTCTTCTTCCTGGTGGGAGCTTCTCCCTGCTGAGGAAGCATTTGGGAGCAACGTCAGCAGCCTGCAGACTGTGGGGAGCCACTCCGAGCCACGCTGCCTGGCTCATGCCAGTGTTAACACAGTGGAGGCCCCAGCGCCAGAACAGCGGGATGCAGAGCTGTGTCAGGGCCCCCATTACAGCAGGGTTAGGACAGACAACCAAGGCATAGAGGCAGGTGGCAGCCTCTCAGTGATTTCTGTAGGTTGAAGATAACAAAAGCCACCTTCTCTTGAGATCTCCTTTTCACATTTGAAAGCTCCCAGGCAAGCACCCACATCTTGCTGTTGTTTATACACTGGGAGTAGAGACATGTTCCATATGCATCTCCTGGGCACCATCACTGGCTGCCTGGCGGCGGTGCCACCCAGGACACCTAGGTGTCCTCTCCACACCTGACCTGAATAGCAGCATAatggggttgggggtgagggtgCTGGGAGAAGCTAGCGAGCCCTCTGAGCCGTGAGCAAAGGTGCAGTGTGCACTCCAGCCCGGGTTCCACTTCCTTCCCCAGGAGAGCTGGATGCCGAGGAGGCCCTGCCCTCGGGACTGCCGCCCACCTTCATTCGCTTTGCCCACCACTCCTATGCTCAGATGGCCCGGGtcctgaagaggacagcagcccGCTGTTCCCAGGTGGCCAAGACCTACAGCATTGGGCGCAGCTTCGAAGGCAAGGACCTGCTAGTCATCGAGTTCTCAAGCCGCCCAGGCCAGCACGAGCTGAGTGAGTGACCATGTGAGGCCTGGGTGTGATTCTGTCCCTGGGAACAGAATGCAGACCCACTTAGCCTTGGGGAGCACGAGCTGGGAGTGGCCATTTGGTGTCTCCATCCGCTTACCCACCCGTGATCACCTGGATATGGTGATGCTTTGGGGGCTGTGATTGGTGCGTGACCACAGCCCACAAGGACAGTATTAAAAAGGATTTCTCCAAGCTGGGTATGgtcgtgcacacctttaatcccagtacttgggaagcaaaggcagggggatctctgtgagttggaggctagcctggtctacacagtgagtttcaggacagccagaactacatagagagactatatatatatatatatgatttctatAGAAAACCTCTATCATTTGTGAGTCTGGGAACATGGGAATGGAAATGAGTTGGTCTCATCCCAACAGAGACACTGGCCTGAGGGGACTGAGTAATAGCAAGATAACAAACCACACACAATTGACAGTATTGATACTTTGTCCCCAGGGAAAATGGGTGAAAAGTTTTCTGAGAGGTTGACAGCTGCAGGGACCAGGGCAGGTCCTGGGGGGACACTGGGTCAGGCAGGGTCAGTGAGCAATGGCTGCCAGAGCTTTGGTTCTAGACCCTTAATGTAGAGTGTCTCTGTCACCACCACTGCTGCCCTGCAGTCCTGAGAGTCCTGGGTCTGTGCAGGTCTGGGTCCTGGTCACTTTCCCTCTGCTATGTGTGCCTGAAGCACAGTTTTGCTAACCTGTTGGTGTGGACGCAGTGGGTTTTCCATTTCCAAAGCAAAGTCCAGTGATACCAGGTGTGGAGGCCTGTTCTGAGTTGTGGAAAATGCTAGATAGCTAGATAGCCCTTTGAAGTTTCCTTGCTGTGGTGCAAATTAGGAAATCAAACTTTGTTACAGAAATTACTAGTGGCTCTGAGCTGGAGAAGAGACACCAAGCTGACTGCATCTGGGGCTCTAGACTGTTCTAACCAATATTTGGCTTGGGCCTCCATCTCCTGTGTGAATAGGTCATGGTGACCCTAAAAGTGGTTACTCACAGCACTGAGAGCATCATTAAGTCCTCCCTTGGTTCCATCGCCAGCCTAGCTGTTCTGTAGCCATCTTGATGTAATCGGGCCCATCCTCCCCTCCAGTCCCAGAAGTCTCTTGAGTCTGTGGACTTAGGACTCTGCAGAGCTGTCCACCACTACCCAGTTTTAATCTTTTTGGACTGGGCAGTTGGGCAGTGTGGACAGCATAAGCTCAAAAGCCCTGTCTCCCATTGGGGCTGGAGGTCATCAAATCACATCTGGCCCCCAAAACCAAACCTAAACCTCTACAGATAGGGCAAGTTCCTTGTCATTTATACCCTGGGCATGGGCATTTATACCTACAGCTGATCTGGGCCAAACAGGTGGAGTGGGAGATTCTATTTTCCACATGAGTAACATTGGATTCAGCAAGGAGGGGTGACTTGCCCACAGCCACACTGAAGAAGGCTGCCAGGCTTAGTCTACTGTTTCTACAGTACAGCTACCATTTTCCCTTTCACTCATTTGTCagtccatctacccacccacccacacctgcTCATCCCTCTATCCaccattcattattttattcattcatctatccatccatccacccactcatccatttTTCCGTCCATCCACAAACCCATTTACCAATCCATTTATCCAACCACCCATTCATCTATCTGTTTATTcgtttgttctttttgttcttccACCTGTCTCTTTAACATCAAcccatatatccatccatccatccatccatccatccatccatccatccactcatccatttgTCTAGCCACTCATCTGCTCATCCATGCATCTATTCATCCTTCCCTCCCAGGGCCAGCTGTTTTATCTATTAAGCACTGATGTGTTTGACTTGTTGCACAAATATGGACAAAGGATGTCAATAAAAGTCACACAAATCAATGGCACCATATATGATTATAGCATCCTTTACTTATGCTAATAATTGTGGTTAAACATAAGAAATGAGCTCAAGAAATGAGTGCCTAGATACCTCATTGTGCCCAGAGACTCTTGAGTCAAAACAAGCAGGAGTCAGCCTCGGTACACCTGGCTACCCTTGCTGAACCCAGTCTGTGAGACAGCAACCCACGTCACAGTTTCTCCCTGCAGTGGAGCCCGAGGTGAAGCTCATTGGCAACATCCATGGCAACGAGGTGGCGGGACGGGAGATGCTCATCTACCTGGCTCAGTATCTGTGCTCTGAGTACCTGCTGGGCAATCCCCGCATCCAGCGCCTGGTGAACACCACCCGCATCCACCTGCTGCCATCCATGAACCCTGATGGCTACGAGGTGGCAGCCGCAGAGGTGGGAGCCCCTGCTGCCTGGAGGTGGACTGCTTCCTCCAACACTCTTAACCTTTGACTTGCTTCATCATTGCGGAGGGTCTCTTtgcagccacctctccaggtgACCAGGACTGAGCCAGCTGCAGTACTGTGACATTCTGCTTGATGGGTGGGCAGGGTGGGTACTGACAGATCAGAGCTGTGGTGTATTGTTTCAGGACagggctgaagatgtagctcaggggtagagttcTTGCTAAACATGCAAGATAAGGAAAAGGGTCACAACAAGAAAGTGTGCTGCTGGGGGGTAGGAAAGCTcacagggagggacagaaggacaTGGGTGAGAGCCAAGGGAGGCAAGGGGCTGGTGGCATGGGCTGCTGCGGGGGCATCCAGGCATGGGTGAATAGTGTAGGGCCATGAtgctgaggggtggggggaaggctgtgtggaggggaaggaggagggagggagggagggcaaagGGTGATTCATCCTGAGCTCATCACATGAAGCCACAGAAGCCACAGTCCTGCTTGACCCTCAGTCCAGTTGAAGCCTGGGctggaagaggtggggagggagttgCTGATCCTTGGCTGGGCCCATGTGTTCAGGGTGCCGGCTACAACGGCTGGACCAGCGGGAGGCAGAACGCACAGAACCTGGATCTAAACCGCAACTTCCCTGACCTGACATCGGAGTACTACCGGCTGGCCTCCACTCGTGGCGTGCGCACAGACCATATCCCCATCTCACAGTACTACTGGTGGGGTAAGGTAGGAGCTGCGTGGCCAGGGCCCCCTCTCTGAGCTAGGGACTCCAGGTGTCCCTCCCGAGGGCACTGACCCCTCTGAGCCTCAGTATTTAGCCTGTGAGGTGGGCTCATGCCTTGCTGGACCAGAGAACAATGTATTGATATCCCCTGGTCTCCAGCAGGGCTGACATGAGTCTGCATCCTGCTGAAGCACTCATGGCCCAGACACTTCCCCAGAGTCCCTGAGTTCCCCCTCAAGTGTGAGCCGAGCTTGACAGGAGCCTTTTCCTCTGTAGTCAGTAGAATCTGCTTAATGTAAGAGCAGCTTCTGAAGCTAGTGGGGCCTGCTTAATGCAGAAATGGGGCAGTCAGGAGCTGAAGAGGTGGGATGCTCCTCGGTTGCCTAGAGAGGTGACCTGACCAGGAGGGgcaaagtgagctccaggctg
Coding sequences:
- the Cpz gene encoding carboxypeptidase Z, which codes for MPTPPLLLAALATLAAAANLSCSPERDPSGRCQRLASTHSATCVDLHLRTCTDASYNQTSFPTPLEHRSWEAVESSPEYMLLGVLHFLLEGQCNPDLRLLGCSVLVPRCEGGHTRRPCRHVCESLREACQPAFDAIDMAWPYFLDCARYFASEEEGCYDPLEQLRGELDAEEALPSGLPPTFIRFAHHSYAQMARVLKRTAARCSQVAKTYSIGRSFEGKDLLVIEFSSRPGQHELMEPEVKLIGNIHGNEVAGREMLIYLAQYLCSEYLLGNPRIQRLVNTTRIHLLPSMNPDGYEVAAAEGAGYNGWTSGRQNAQNLDLNRNFPDLTSEYYRLASTRGVRTDHIPISQYYWWGKVAPETKAIMKWIQTIPFVLSASLHGGDLVVSYPFDFSKHPHEEKMFSPTPDEKMFKLLARAYADVHPMMMDRSENRCGGNFLKQGSIINGADWYSFTGGMSDFNYLHTNCFEITVELGCVKFPPEEALYGLWQHNKEPLLNFLEMVHRGIKGVVTDKYGKPVKNARILVKGIRHDVTTAPDGDYWRLLPPGSHIVIAQAPGYSKVMKRVTIPLRMRRAGRVDFILQPLGTGPKNFLPGPARALPRSQDPQGETTQLDFEPPRARRQPASGGKPWWWSYFTSLSPYKPRWLLKY